The genome window GCCGCGGCCCTGTTCCTAAAACTCTACCTCGCTCCAGGCTTCGCGCTGGCGGCTACCCGTCGGCCTGGGGAAATAGGCCGTTCATGTTGACTACCGCCGGCACCGAGCTTTTTCTAGGCTACGGAATGACGTCGTCCCAACGTCGCTTCCTCCATCAGGTCGGGGCCCATGCAAATCCGGCTGGTTGGCGTGAGATATCCAGCTACCTTATATAGTCTGTGAGAGATGATTAACTCGGCTCTAGCCCATGTGGATGCGGTCGCGATCTGGCGGCGGCGCATCCTCTCCGCAGTTGCTTGGTCATACTTAGGGCTGGGCGCGATCGCTGCTGCCGTCGGCATCGGTGTTGCGATTGCACATGAAATTTGGAGTATTGTTGTTTTCGACACAACCGCCTTGCTCGCTGGGGCCGGCCTGGCGCTGTGCCCCGAACGGTTCTATCGGTTCAAGTCCATATCGCTGATCGTTCTGACCTATACAATCGGAGGATATTTCTCCTATCACTTTGGACCATTCGCAGCTGGCCCGTTGTGGTTGTTCGCGGGCCCAATGCTTTCGGGAGCTCTGTTCGGCTGGCGGGCCGCACTCGGTTCCATCGGGTTCTTGGTGGTCGTTCTCGTCGCCATTGGCACCCTCTTGGCAAATGGCTCGCTGAACTGGCCTGGTGAATTGAGTGTTGGCAGTTGGTTCGTCATCAGCGGAAGCCTTGTGGCGCTTTCGGGCCTGCTTTCAGTTTCAATCGGCGTGCTGCTCGACGGTGTTGCGCAGGCCAATCGGGAGCGCGAAGCCGCGATCGAGACCCGCGAACTGCTCGAACAGCAGCTTCGTCATTCACAGAAGATGGAGGCCGTGGGTCGACTCGCAGGGGGCATAGCCCACGACTTCAACAATCTTATGGTCGCCATATCGGGCTTTACCGAGCTGGCGATGGACACATTAGAGCACGACTCCCCTGCGGCTGCGGACCTCTCCGAAGTGATGGATACGGTCACTAGGGCCAAGGGTCTCACTGCGCAGCTCTTAACGTTCTCTCGCAAGAATGCGTTGGCGCCTAAGCGAATTGATATCAACGACAGCATCCGAGACGCCCGTCGGCTGCTTGAACAGCTTTCGGGCCAAAACATCCGTCTGCACACGAAGCTCTGCACTGAGCCCTGTAGCACCAAGATCGATCCAGACTCCCTAATCCAGATCCTGGTCAACGCAACGACGAACGCGGCAGACGCAATGAAAGAGGGCGGCGAACTCTCGATTGAAACGTCGCGCATTCAGATTGACGGAGGTTCGTCTAGCTTGGACGAGCTCGATATGGAGCCCGGTGAGTATGTCGTCGTGTCGGTTACCGACACGGGTTCCGGTATCGCTGAGGACACGCTAGACAGGATTTTTGAACCCTTTTTCACTACGAAGAAAACCGGTGAAGGCACCGGCTTAGGTCTTTCGACATCTTGGGCAGTCGTGAATCAAGTGGGCGGCTATATCCACATGACGAGTGAACTGGGCCGTGGGAGCACCCTCGAATGTTTTTTCCACTTCACGCCGTGGGTGGCCCCAAAAATTGACCAAGCCCGTGTCAAATCGCCAAGTCGAGGTAATGAAAGAATCTTGGTCGTTGAGGATGATGAGCAGGTTCGGAGGTTGCTCATTCGGTCGCTCCGAGCAAAGGGTTATGAGGTCCTGCATGCAAGCCACGCGAAAGACGCCTTAGCGCTTGCACAACAGCCGCACATCGATCTCCTCGTTGCCGATGTGATCATGCCCGGTCAAAACGGGCGCGAGCTGGCCGCGAAGGTTGCCAAACTGCATCCCAAAATTGCGGTGCTCTATGTGTCCGACTACTCCGACGACATACTTACGCAGCAGGGTATTCTCAACGACGGCTTAAGGCTGTTGAAGAAGCCTTTCCAGCTGGATGTTTTTTTGAAGCTGATACGTGAGATTCTCGACGCTCGCGGCTGAAAAGTTTTCTATTCGCAGCATTCGGACTTTTGGACAGCCAAAAACAAGAGAAACGTCATGTACGCCCCTCGCGCTCGTGCCGACTCGCCCCTCGCTCGCTTATGCCGTGGACGATGTTGGCTCGGATGGACGCTCATCGGGCCGGCGTGGCCCGAATCCGGCTGCTCTTTAAATCGCCCTGCGGTCTCGCCCCGACCGGTGCGCCCCGAGAGCCATGTCCGGACCGCGTGCCGGAGCCGGGCTTGCCGAGGGCCGCACTTCTGTTGAAAGATCCTACCGATGCAGTCCACGATCACGATTGCGGGAATCGGCAGCCTCCACGCTCACAGCCTGATGGTCGGGCTCGCTGTCGTGCTTGCGGCTTCGCTCGGCATTCGAAGCGCAGTGCGGAACGCAGAATTACCGCTGCGATCGGTGCTCGCGGCGGTGGTTCTGATCGCGCTCGCGGTGTTCGTCGGCGGCCGCCTGCATTTCGCGCTGCCGCGACTCCATCTTTTCGCTTACGATCCACTGCACGTACTGCGGCTCACGAGTGGAGGCCTCCACGCTCCCGGTGCCATCTGCGGTGCAGTCGTTGGTGGTTGGGTGAGTCTCCGGGCCCTCGGTTTGCCGGTTGCACGCTTCGCGGATGCATTCGCGCCGTCGGTGGGGGTCGGCATCGCGGTTGCGCGCCTGGGCTGTTTCCTGAATGGCTGCTGCTTCGGTCTGGTGTGCGAACTGCCCTGGGGCCTCGAAATGCCCGTTGGTAGCCTGCCGTACCGCGAGCAAATCGAGAAGGGAATTCTCCCGCGGGGTGCGGCACGCTCCCTGCCGGTCCACGCCCTTCCTCTCTATTTTTCGGGCGTCGCATGGGCCATCGCCGCCTTCACGAGCCGGCTGCAGAGCCGGAAGTCGTACGACGGCCAGGTCGCCTTGTGGATGCTCTTCCTCTTTTCTGCTTCGAGCGCGGCCCTCGAACCGCTCCGACACGAACATGCGATGAGGATTTATCTCGGCCCGTGGCCGCAGCTGCAATGGGTCACGCTAGCGATGAGTCTCCTGTCGTGCGGCGCCCTTCTCGCTCGGTCGCGCGCCTCCGGCGGGCGCCGGAGCTCGCCCCAGATCAGCTCGCCTCCATCGTGAGAACGGTAGCCGACACGAACGGCCCATTTGGCGTCGAGGTGAAGTAGCGGGAGAGCGATCTCGATCCCAGGTACGGGGGAGGCGGGGGGCATTCGATCGCGTTTGAGAACCGCTACCGCGGTCTGCCGACGATGGCGGCAGGACACCGAAGTGCCAAGGCCGCCGCAAGTGCGAAAGACCGGACACTGACGGACACAATGGCCGATGGCCGCGTAATCGACCCGCCCAGCGGCCCGGGCGAGCAGGCCTTAGGGCCATGCGGTCATCTAAAGTTCTTTAGAGGTCTCGCCGCCAGCGTGTCCCGCCCACGCGGGCGACGCCAACCCGGGGCCTGCCTTGCGCGTCGGGCGCAACGGGAGCAAAAACGGCCGAGGACCACGCTCTAAACCAACGGCCGCTCGAATTTTTCGTCTGGGGCGGATCTAGAAGCTACACGAACAGGCGCCGCCCGCATCGCTGCACGTCCCACCGCACACGCCACAGGAGGAGCCCGTGGCACACGAAGCGCCGCTACAAACTCCGCCCTCGCATAGATCGTTCTGGGTACAGACCT of Candidatus Binatia bacterium contains these proteins:
- a CDS encoding prolipoprotein diacylglyceryl transferase, which gives rise to MQSTITIAGIGSLHAHSLMVGLAVVLAASLGIRSAVRNAELPLRSVLAAVVLIALAVFVGGRLHFALPRLHLFAYDPLHVLRLTSGGLHAPGAICGAVVGGWVSLRALGLPVARFADAFAPSVGVGIAVARLGCFLNGCCFGLVCELPWGLEMPVGSLPYREQIEKGILPRGAARSLPVHALPLYFSGVAWAIAAFTSRLQSRKSYDGQVALWMLFLFSASSAALEPLRHEHAMRIYLGPWPQLQWVTLAMSLLSCGALLARSRASGGRRSSPQISSPPS
- a CDS encoding ATP-binding protein, with product MINSALAHVDAVAIWRRRILSAVAWSYLGLGAIAAAVGIGVAIAHEIWSIVVFDTTALLAGAGLALCPERFYRFKSISLIVLTYTIGGYFSYHFGPFAAGPLWLFAGPMLSGALFGWRAALGSIGFLVVVLVAIGTLLANGSLNWPGELSVGSWFVISGSLVALSGLLSVSIGVLLDGVAQANREREAAIETRELLEQQLRHSQKMEAVGRLAGGIAHDFNNLMVAISGFTELAMDTLEHDSPAAADLSEVMDTVTRAKGLTAQLLTFSRKNALAPKRIDINDSIRDARRLLEQLSGQNIRLHTKLCTEPCSTKIDPDSLIQILVNATTNAADAMKEGGELSIETSRIQIDGGSSSLDELDMEPGEYVVVSVTDTGSGIAEDTLDRIFEPFFTTKKTGEGTGLGLSTSWAVVNQVGGYIHMTSELGRGSTLECFFHFTPWVAPKIDQARVKSPSRGNERILVVEDDEQVRRLLIRSLRAKGYEVLHASHAKDALALAQQPHIDLLVADVIMPGQNGRELAAKVAKLHPKIAVLYVSDYSDDILTQQGILNDGLRLLKKPFQLDVFLKLIREILDARG